The DNA window TTCTGATAGAGGAAGATGCCCGGGAACCGCCAGCCGACGTCGCCCGCCGCGCCGTAGCCGAGCGGAAACGCGATGTGCGAGAGCGAGACGGCGACGTTTCCGAAGAGCGGCGACCACTGCTGCCCCATCCGCACGGTCGTGCTGCCGTTGGTGAAGTCGACGAAGGCCAGGCGCAGGCGCGGATCCGGCTGCTGCCCGCTGAAGGCGCCCGTCCCGTTGAAGCCCCCGAAGAAATCCCCCTCCACCGTCGCGTTGACCTTCCAGTCGCCGACGAGCTTCGGACCGTCGAACGCCAGCGTCAGGCGCGTATTGCGCACGTCGCCACCGTAGAACCATCGATCCGTCGTCGCCTCGGGAATTGACGGGAACTCGGCGTTCTGACCGTTTCCGAATCCGCCGCCCGAGAACGTCGGCGGGGACGCCACGAAGTTCTGGTCCTGGCCGAAGAACGTGGCGCTGACGAATCCCTTCAAGGTGATGCTCGAGTTGGAACCCAGTTGCACCGTTTGGGCGCCCGCGATCGCCGCTCCGAGAAGCGCGATCGCCCCGGTCAGGAATGCGACCCGGATTGAGCCTTTCCGCATGCGAGTCTCCTTTCCAATCTCATTTGTTTCTCGAGCAGCGCGAAGCGCGTTCGATGAGCGACCGGCAGGCATCGTGTCCTTGGAAGAGTCCGCCATCGGCGTCCCTCCTTCCGGGAACCTTTGAGCTAAACATACACCGTCCGGGACCCGAAAGCGGGATCGGGAAGTCCAGCGCCTTCGCCGGCGCGCGTATGACGCTGAGGCACAAAGACAAACTCTCCGGAGGGGGTGCGGCGCCCGATCGCGGGAACGGGCAACGTCGCACACGAGATGCCCGCCGGCGCCGTCTCCGGCGCCGGCGGGGCGGAAAGCGTCATTCCTCCTTGCCGAACTGCTTGAGGTCTTCCGGGCCTTCCTTGGTGGCGACCATCTCCTTGCCCTGGACGGCCTGGCGGATCTGCTCGACGACGTCCGGGTTGGCGAGCGTCGTGATGTCGCCGGTCGCCAGGGTGTTCGAGATCGCGGCGAGGACCCGGCGCATGATCTTGCCGGAGCGGGTCTTCGGCATGTCGGGAACGATGTGGACCGCGCGCGGCCTCGCGATCTTCCCGATCATCGTCTCGATCGTCGTGACCACCTTGGCCTGGATCTCCTCGCTCGGCGCGTAGCCGGGCTTCAGGGCGATGTAGATCTCGGGAACGCGCCCCTTGATCTCGTCGACGACCGGCACGACGGCGGCCTCCGCCACCTCCGGCACGGTCAGACAGGCGGACTCGAGCTCCTTCGTCCCGAGCCGGTGTCCGGCGACGTTGATCACGTCGTCGACGCGCCCGAGGATCCGGAAGTAGCCGTCCGCCGCGAGGACCGCTCCGTCGGCGGCGAAGTAGGGCCAGTCCTGCCACTTCTTGCTCTTCGGGTCCTTGCAGTATTTCGTGTAGTATTGCTTGACGAAGCGATCCCGGTCGCCCCAGATCGTCTGGAAGATCCCGGGCCAGGGATTGCGGATGCAGATGTTCCCGGCCTTGCCCGACCCCGCCTTCACTTCCTGTCCCTGCTCGTCGTAGATCACGGGATAGATGCCCGGAACGCCCGGACCCGCGCTTCCCGGCTTCATCGCATCGATCGCCGGCTTCGTGCTGCAGAGGAATCCGCCGTTCTCCGTCTGCCACCAGGTGTCGACGATCACGGCTTCCTTCTTCCCGACCGTGTTGTAGTACCACCTCCACACTTCCGGCTCGATCGGCTCGCCGACCGTCGTCATGTGCTTGAAGTGGTAGTGATACTTGGCCGGCTCGTCGGGTCCCGACTTCCGGAGCATCCGGATCGCGGTGGGCGACGTATGGAAGATGTTGACGTCGAGCCGCTCGGCGATGCGCCACACCCGCCCGGCGTCGGGGTACGTCGGAACGCCTTCGTAGATCACCGACGTCGCCGCCAGCGCCAGCGGACCGTACACGATGTAGGAGTGACCGGTGATCCAGCCGATGTCGGCCATGCACCAGTACACGTCTTCCGGGTGAATGTCCTGGATGTACTTCGACGTCCCGGTCACGTACGAGAGATAGCCGCCCGTGCGGTGCTGGCATCCCTTGGGCTTTCCGGTGGTTCCGCTCGTGTACATCAGGAAGAGGGGCGCCTCGGAATCCATCGGGACCGGCTCGACGGTCTTCCCGCGGTAGTCCTTGAGAAGCTCGTCGACGAAGAAGTCGCGCCCCTTCACCATCGGCGTCGCCGAGGTGTACTTGCCGGGATAGCGCTTCCACACGAGCACCTTGTCGATCTTCTGACCTTCCTTCTCGGCGGTCGCGACCGCGATCTCCGCGCCCGCCTTGTGGTCGATCATCTTGCCCGAACGGTAGTACCCGTCCATGTAGATGAGGACCCGGCTCCCGGAGTCTGCCGCCCGGAGGCCGCACGCCTCTCCCGAGAACCCGCCGAACACGACCGAATGGATCACGCCGAGACGGGCGCACGCGAGCATCGTGATCGGGAGCTCCGCCACCATCGGCATGTGGATCGTGACGCGGTCGCCGGCCTTCAGCCCGGCGGAGTCGCGCAGCAGGGCGGCGAATTCGTTGACCCGGACGTAGAGCTCCCGGTAGGTCAGGGAGACCGGCTCCTCGTTCTCGGGCTCCGGCACGAAGATGATCGCCGCCTTGTTCTTGTATTTCGGCAGATGCCGGTCGATGCAGTTGAACGAGGCGTTGATCTTTCCGCCGACGAACCACTTCCAGAAGGGCGGATCGTTCGTATCGAGCACCGTGTTCCACCGCTGGTACCACGTCAGCATGTCGGCGTATTCCTCGAAGCATTTCGGGAAATTCTTCTCGGAAAACCGCTCCATGACGGACGGGTCGGTGAGATTCGCCTGCGCCACGAATTTCGGCGAGGGCTTGTAGTACTCCTCTTCCTTCCAGTGCACCGCGATCTGGCCTTCGGTGGTCTCCGCCACCATGGTCGGGTCCTTCACAGCCATGACTTCATCTCCCTTCGCTGGAGGTCCGGGCGAGCCGGCGACATCCAACCCGCCCGATGATCCCCGTGGCTCGCGGCCGGAGGCCGCCGCCGGTTTCGATTTTCATGCCATCTTCGCCTGGGGCATCGACTGGCCGGCCCGCGCCGGAATGTCCGGACGCCGGGCCAGGAACTCGAAGACGAGCGCGACGACGGCGAGAACCGCTGCGGTGTAGAACGCGCCCTGGTAGTTCTTGTACTTGTCGAAGAGCGCGCCGCCGATCTTCGGCCCGATGATTCCCGCCACACCGTAGGCCGTGAAGAGCAGGCCGTAGTTGATGCCCGCGTTCTTCGTTCCCCAGAAGTCGGACGTCGTGGAGGCGTTGACCGAGAGCTGGGTCCCGAAGCACCAGTAGACGACGAAGACCATCACGTAGAGCATCGCCACGTTGCTTCCCGTGAGATACAGCAGCGGCATCGCGATCATCGAGATGCCGATCATGAGACGGAGGACGTTCAACCGCCCCATGGCGTCGGACATCCAGCCCGAGAGAACCCGGCCGGAGGCGCTGCCGACCGCCCCCACGACGAGCGTCATCGTCTTCAGCGCGTCGCTCGAGATGTTCATGCTCTTGGCGAACGGAACGAGCTGGCTGATCACCATGAGCCCGGCCGAGCAGCCGAGCGCATAGGCGATCCACATGTACCAGGCCGTGGGCGTGCGCCACATCTCCCCGGGGGTGAATTCGTGCGTCGTCGCCGCGGCCTTCGATGCGGGCGCCGGGGCCCATCCGACCGGCCGGTATCCCAGCGGCGGATTCTTCAGGAGGTACGAGCCGATGATCGTCATCACGAAGAAGATGGCGCCGAGCACCGTGAACGTCGTGCGCCAGCCGTACTTCGGGATGAGCCAGAGATTCGCGAGCGGTCCGAAGATCGCCGACCCGCCGCCGTACCCCGCGACGGCCAGCCCGACCGCGAGACCCCGCTTGTCCGGGAACCACTTCGCCATGACGGGGATCGGCGTCGAATAGCCGAATCCGTTCCCCGCCCCGACGAGAACGCCGAAGCAGACGATCAGGTAGGTGAGACTCGTCGTGCGCGCGCACAGGAGAAATCCCAGGGTCAAGAGGATACTCCCGGTCAGGGACACGCGGAAGGGGCCCAGCTTGTCCTGCA is part of the Thermoanaerobaculia bacterium genome and encodes:
- the acs gene encoding acetate--CoA ligase — protein: MAVKDPTMVAETTEGQIAVHWKEEEYYKPSPKFVAQANLTDPSVMERFSEKNFPKCFEEYADMLTWYQRWNTVLDTNDPPFWKWFVGGKINASFNCIDRHLPKYKNKAAIIFVPEPENEEPVSLTYRELYVRVNEFAALLRDSAGLKAGDRVTIHMPMVAELPITMLACARLGVIHSVVFGGFSGEACGLRAADSGSRVLIYMDGYYRSGKMIDHKAGAEIAVATAEKEGQKIDKVLVWKRYPGKYTSATPMVKGRDFFVDELLKDYRGKTVEPVPMDSEAPLFLMYTSGTTGKPKGCQHRTGGYLSYVTGTSKYIQDIHPEDVYWCMADIGWITGHSYIVYGPLALAATSVIYEGVPTYPDAGRVWRIAERLDVNIFHTSPTAIRMLRKSGPDEPAKYHYHFKHMTTVGEPIEPEVWRWYYNTVGKKEAVIVDTWWQTENGGFLCSTKPAIDAMKPGSAGPGVPGIYPVIYDEQGQEVKAGSGKAGNICIRNPWPGIFQTIWGDRDRFVKQYYTKYCKDPKSKKWQDWPYFAADGAVLAADGYFRILGRVDDVINVAGHRLGTKELESACLTVPEVAEAAVVPVVDEIKGRVPEIYIALKPGYAPSEEIQAKVVTTIETMIGKIARPRAVHIVPDMPKTRSGKIMRRVLAAISNTLATGDITTLANPDVVEQIRQAVQGKEMVATKEGPEDLKQFGKEE
- a CDS encoding OFA family MFS transporter gives rise to the protein MSGSPAAPDSLNRWWRVVGGLFMNLALGSLYAWSVFVAPLEKEFGWKRADTSSVFMWAIVAFAVSFIVAGRLQDKLGPFRVSLTGSILLTLGFLLCARTTSLTYLIVCFGVLVGAGNGFGYSTPIPVMAKWFPDKRGLAVGLAVAGYGGGSAIFGPLANLWLIPKYGWRTTFTVLGAIFFVMTIIGSYLLKNPPLGYRPVGWAPAPASKAAATTHEFTPGEMWRTPTAWYMWIAYALGCSAGLMVISQLVPFAKSMNISSDALKTMTLVVGAVGSASGRVLSGWMSDAMGRLNVLRLMIGISMIAMPLLYLTGSNVAMLYVMVFVVYWCFGTQLSVNASTTSDFWGTKNAGINYGLLFTAYGVAGIIGPKIGGALFDKYKNYQGAFYTAAVLAVVALVFEFLARRPDIPARAGQSMPQAKMA